In Macaca nemestrina isolate mMacNem1 chromosome 11, mMacNem.hap1, whole genome shotgun sequence, a single window of DNA contains:
- the LOC139357177 gene encoding WASH complex subunit 1-like, which produces MVPPPPPPPPLPPPPPRGTKPGLSEPEAVGPPAPEPSPSRARACAAARPARSPAAQCACAHQVRGASGLATTRAEGGVGVAAGAWI; this is translated from the coding sequence ATGgtgccgccgccaccgccgccgccccCTCTACCTCCGCCTCCGCCGAGGGGCACCAAGCCCGGACTGAGCGAGCCAGAGGCTGTCGGACCGCCAGCCCCGGAGCCGAGCCCCAGCCGCGCGCGCGCCTGCGCTGCTGCCCGGCCTGCCCGCTCACCAGCCGCGCAGTGCGCCTGCGCGCACCAGGTCCGCGGCGCCTCTGGCCTGGCGACTACCAGAGCGGAGGGAGGAGTAGGTGTTGCCGCGGGAGCGTGGATCtga